From Apus apus isolate bApuApu2 unplaced genomic scaffold, bApuApu2.pri.cur manual_scaffold_101_ctg1, whole genome shotgun sequence, the proteins below share one genomic window:
- the LOC127396143 gene encoding rho GTPase-activating protein 27-like encodes MEAAVPAEEALVLVEYGFEYRAKDGTLVSIKPNERYVLLKRTNHHWWHVRRSGDARPFYIPAQYVKELPPMAAPAPLSPPPGQEPDAVVPPPAAYEYRFLGAARAP; translated from the coding sequence GGAGGCGGCGGTGCCGGCGGAGGAGGCCTTGGTGCTGGTGGAGTACGGCTTCGAGTACCGGGCCAAGGACGGCACCTTGGTGTCCATCAAGCCCAACGAACGCTACGTCCTGCTGAAACGCACCAACCACCACTGGTGGCACGTCAGGAGGAGCGGCGACGCGCGGCCCTTCTACATCCCGGCCCAGTACGTGAAGGAGCTGCCCCCCAtggccgccccggccccgctcagCCCCCCGCCCGGGCAGGAGCCCGACGCCGTCGTCCCGCCGCCCGCGGCCTACGAGTACCGCTTCCTCGGCGCCGCCCGGGCCCCG